The genomic region GGCGCCGCCCCGCAGGAGGAGGGCTCCTCGTCCCTCACCGACACCGGCTCGGACGCCACCCCGGCGCCGCAGGCCCAGGGCAACGGCCAGGAGCTCGCCGAGACGGGTGCCGCGCAGACCACCTTCCTGGTGATCGGCGCCGCCACGATGATCGCCGGCGGTGTCGGCTTCCGCGTCCTGCCGCGCCTCATGGGCGGCCGCGGCGGGGCTGCCGCCTGACGGTAGCCGCGTCCGTACGGACGGTAGGCGCAGCGCACAGCGCCGAGGGCCCGGAGCGTTCCGCTCCGGGCCCTCGGCCGTGTCTTAAGGGGTCTTTCGAGCCGCTGAGCGCGCCGCTAGGCGGTCTGGTGCGCCAGCAGCGCGACCGCGGCGATCAGCACGGTCAGCAGTGCGATCAGGGTCATCGGGTTCAGACCCGCGAGGAAGTTCTCCTGCTGCATCCGCTCGCGGTTCGCACGGCACACAGGGCACCGGCCCTCGCTCACGGGCGCCGCGCAGTTCGCGCACACCAGCCGGTCGTACGTCATGCGCTCGCCCTCCTTGCGCCGGTTCCTTGTGTGTAACGCTCGCGGGGGCGCGAACGTTCCCTCTCCACTGTGCCAGGTTCCTCCGGAGGGTGCGCGGTCCGCTGCAGTTCCCCGCACCCCTTGAGGTCGGCACAAAACAGCACATCCACGGCGCAACCACAGCGGGTGACTGCGGTCTGCTGCCCGGTTCGCGTATGGTCACGCTCATCTACCCCCGGCGACCCGTGGTGCATCCGTGATCCGATTCGACAATGTCTCCAAGGTCTACCCCAAGCAGACCCGCCCCGCCCTCAGGGATGTCTCCCTGGAGGTCGAGAAGGGCGAGTTCGTCTTCCTCGTGGGGTCCTCCGGCTCCGGAAAGTCCACCTTCCTGCGGCTGATCCTCCGCGAGGAGCGGTGCAGTCACGGGCAGGTGCACGTTCTCGGCAAGGACCTCGCGCGCCTGTCCAACTGGAAGGTGCCGCAGATGCGGCGCCAGCTGGGGACGGTCTTCCAGGACTTCCGCCTGCTGCCGAACAAGACGGTCGGCGAGAACGTCGCCTTCGCGCAGGAGGTCATCGGCAAGTCGCGCGGCGAGATCCGCAAGTCCGTGCCGCAGGTGCTCGACCTCGTCGGGCTCGGCGGCAAGGAGGACCGGATGCCCGGCGAGCTGTCCGGTGGTGAGCAGCAGCGTGTGGCCATCGCCAGGGCCTTCGTCAACCGGCCCAAGCTGCTCATCGCCGACGAGCCCACCGGCAACCTCGACCCGCAGACCTCCGTCGGCATCATGAAGCTGCTCGACCGCATCAACCGGACGGGCACGACCGTGGTGATGGCCACGCACGACCAGAACATCGTGGACCAGATGCGCAAGCGCGTCATCGAACTGGAGAAGGGCCGCCTCGTCCGCGACCAGGCCCGCGGTGTCTACGGCTACCAGCACTGAGACCGCACCAGAGAGTCACGGAAAGGCATAACCAGTCGCCATGCGCGCCCAGTTCGTCCTGTCGGAGATCGGCGTCGGTCTCCGCCGCAATCTGACGATGACCTTCGCCGTCGTCGTCTCCGTCGCCCTGTCGCTCGCCCTGTTCGGCGGGTCGCTCCTGATGAGCGACCAGGTCAACACCATGAAGGGCTACTGGTACGACAAGGTCAACGTCTCGATCTTCCTCTGCAACAAGAGCGACGCCGAGTCCGACCCCAACTGCGCCAAGGGCGCGGTGACGGACGACCAGAAGAAGCAGATCAAGGCCGACCTCGACAAGATGGACGTCGTCCAGACGGTCACCTACGAGTCGCAGGACCAGGCGTACAAGCACTACAAGGAGCAGTTCGGCGACTCCCCGCTGGCCAGCTCCCTCACGCCGGACCAGATGCAGGAGTCGTACCGCATCAAGCTGAAGGACCCGCAGAAGTACCAGGTGATCGCCACCGCCTTCAACGGCCGGGACGGCGTGCAGTCCGTGCAGGACCAGAAGGGCATCCTGGACAACCTCTTCAAGCTGCTGAACGGCATGAACTGGGCCGCGCGCGCGGTGATGGCGCTGATGCTGGTCGTCGCGCTGATGCTGATCGTCAACACCGTGCGCGTCTCGGCGTTCAGCCGCCGGCGCGAGACCGGCATCATGCGCCTGGTCGGCGCCTCGGGCTTCTACATCCAGGCGCCGTTCATCATGGAGGCCGCGGTCGCCGGGCTCATCGGCGGCACGCTCGCGTGCGCCTTCCTGCTGATCGCCCGGTACTTCCTCATCGACCACGGACTGGCCCTGGCCGACCAGCTGACACTGATCAACTTCATCGGCTGGGACGCCGTCCTGACGAAGCTGCCGCTCATCCTCGCCACGAGCCTGCTGATGCCCGCGTTGGCCGCGTTCTTCGCGTTGCGCAAGTACTTGAAGGTGTGACGCATACCAAGAGGGGCCGTACGGTCAACCAGCCGTACGGCCCTTCCCCTTGTCCTAGACTCACCGCCATGTCAGGTCGTGACCCGTTCTGTCAGCCCCGTCGCATCCGCCGCGGGGCCGCCCTGACATTGATGTTCGCCAGCGTGCTCGTCGCCGGCGCGGCCACGGGATCCCTCCCGCAGGCCGAGCGGAAGTCCGCGCCGGACGAGGCCCGTTCGGCCGTCCCGGCCGGGCACCACGCGGACGTCACCAGGGCGGCCGAGGAGGCCATGGCCGTCGGCAAGTCGCCGATGGAGGCCGCGAAGCGTGCCGTCAGCCGCAGCGGGGACCGCTGGGGAGCCGTCTACTCCCGGGGCGAATACGAGGAGTTCGAGGAAAGCCTCGACGGCCAGTACACCGGCGTCGGCCTGTGGGCGCGCAGCGAACGTGACGGCCGCATCGAGGTGACGAAGGTGCGCGCCGGGTCGCCCGCGGCCACCGCCGGGATCCGCCCCGGAGACCTGCTGCGCAGCGTCGACGGCGAGAAGACCGACGGGCGGCCCGTCACCGAGATCGTCTCCTTACTGCGCGGGGACGCCACCGACGCCCCCGCCGGCACCACCGTCCGACTCGGCCTGGAGCGCGGTACGCGCGCGTGGACCGAGACCCTGCGCCGGGCCCAGCTGTCCACGGACTCGGTCGATGTTCGAAAAGCCGCCGGCCCGGTCACCGTCATCCGGGTCGACACCTTCACCAAGGGCTCCGGCGACCAGGTCCGCGAGGCCGTCCGGCAGGCCCCGCCCCGCGCCGGGATCGTCCTCGACCTGCGCGGCAACTCCGGCGGCCTGGTCACCGAGGCGGTCACCGCCGCCTCCGCCTTCCTCGACGGCGGTCTGGTCGCCACGTACGACGTCGACGGCCGGCAGCGCGCCCTGCACGCCGAGCCCGGTGGCGACACGACGAGACCCCTGGTCGCGCTCGTCGACGGCGGGACGATGAGCGCGGCCGAACTCCTCACCGGCGCTGTCCAGGATCGCGGACGGGCGCTCGTCGTGGGCTCCCGGACCTTCGGCAAGGGCTCGGTCCAGATGCCGAGCCGGCTGCCCGACGGCTCCGTCGCGGAGCTGACCGTCGGGCACTACCGCACCCCTTCCGGCCGAGCGGTCGACGGCCGGGGCATCACGCCCGACCTGGAGGCCGACGAGGGAGCCCTCCAGCGGGCCGAGACCGTGCTGCGCGGCCTGGCCGGTCCCTCGTAATCCACTTCCCGCGGGCCCCCTCCGTAGTGCGAAAATGGGCGGCACTATGGCTAAGGAAAAAGGGCGCAAGCTGATCGCGCAGAACAAGAAGGCGCGGCACGACTACCTCATCATCGACACCTACGAGGCCGGTCTGGTCCTCACCGGCACCGAGGTGAAGTCGCTGCGCCAGGGACGGGCGTCGCTGGTCGACGGCTTCGTGCAGATGGACGGGCACGAGGCGTGGCTGTACAACGTGCACGTGCCGGAGTACAGCCAGGGCACGTGGACCAACCACAGCGCGCGGCGCAAGCGGAAGCTGCTGCTGCACCGCGAGGAGATCGACAAGCTGGAGTCGAAGTCGCAGGAGACGGGTCACACCATCGTGCCCCTCGCCCTGTACTTCAAGGACGGCCGCGCCAAGGTCGAGATCGCGCTGGCGAAGGGCAAGAAGGAGTACGACAAGCGTCAGACGCTCCGCGAGAAGCAGGACCGGCGCGAGGCCGAGCGGGTGATCTCGGCGGTGCGGCGGAAGCAGCGGGCGTAGGCCCTCCGGGGTGCGTGGGAATACGCTGGCATCGACCTGCGTTGGTCACGTACGATGGCACCTGCACCTCACAGCGGGTGCGAGTCCCCTCTCGCGGGGGACGACGATTGAAAAATCAACATGGGGATGATCGGTTTCGACAGCGGCTGTCGAAGCAGGGGAAGCGTGTCGAGGAAGCGGCCATGATCTCGTAAACCACAGGCCGAAAAAAATAATCGCCAATTCCAAGCGATCCATCTCCCAGGGCGAGCTCGCCCTCGCTGCCTGATCTTCAGGTAGCGAGCAGCGGCTCCCCTACTTAAGGGAGTGTCAGCCCGGGGGTGTTCCCGACCCGGATCCTGGCATCATCTAGGGAACTAAACCTCGATCCCGGTCACGGGGTGAAGAGGGAAACCACACAGTGACTGGGCCCGTCGGAGACTTGTCGGCGTGATCTCCGGGGCCGAGAAAAGCACAGCCGACTGCACACGGAGAAGCCCTGGTTCCACACCGTTGGACGCGGGTTCGATTCCCGCCATCTCCACTCATCCCATGTGGGCACAGGCCCCGTCGCTCACGAGCGGCGGGGCCTTTGTCATGCGTGACGCGTACTCGCCCGCTCCGTCAGCCGCGGCGCCAGCAGCGTCGTCTCCGGTACGGGCGTGCCGTGCAGTTTCTCCATCAGCAGTTCCACCGCTCGGGTGCCCAGCTCCGTCGCCGGCAGGGTGACCGACGTGGTCGTCGCGGGGTCGTCGGGGCAGACGGCCGTGATCGACAGGTCCTCGGGGATGCGCAGGCCGAGCTGCTGGAAGGCCGTGATCAGGGGCTCCAGGAGGGGCGCGTTGTGGACGACCAGGGCCGTCAGCGCGGGGTGATCGCGCAGCAGTCGGTCCGCGAGGTGGTGGGCCGTGGCCGGGGCCGATCCGGCGGGGTGCACCGAGGAGGCCAGCCCGTGGCGGTCGGCTGCGGCCGTGAAGCCCTCGACCAGGCGGTGGGCCGAGGCGGTCCCGCGGAGGTGGACCTCCGGCGGCGAGCTGACCAGGGCCACGGTGCGGTGGCCGAGGCGGGCCAGGTGGTGCACGCACGCCTCGCCCGCTGCCCGGTAGTCCAGGTCCACGCAGGTCAGACCGTGCGGGTCGGCGGGCAGGCCGAGCAGGACGGAGGGGCGGTTCAGGGAGCGGAGCAGGGGGAGACGTGGGTCGTGGAGGCCGATGTCCATGACCAGTAACGCGTCCACCAGCGCCGATTCCCTGACGCGGGTCAGGCCCTCCTCATGGGTGAGGAGCAGGACGTCGTGGTCGTACCCGCGTGCCGCTGTCACCACGGACTGCGTCAGACGCATCATCGCCGGTACGTGGACGCCGGCGCGCAGCGGGGCTGCCACGCCCAGGACCTTCGGCGTGCCGTGCGCCGGTGCGCCCGGCTGCGGGCGGTAGCCCAGCTCCCGGACCGCCGCCTCGACCCTGCGCCGGGTCTCGTCGGAGATCGGGCGCTTGCCGCTCAGCGCGTACGACACGGTGCTGGGGGAGACCCCGGCCCGTCGCGCCACGTCCGTGATCCTGACCATCAGGACGGCTCCAGCCCCAGCGTCAGGGAGCCGGTTCCGGCCCGTGCCCGGGCCTCGTGGCCGGCGGCGGCGAGCGCCCAGGGGGCCGCCGGGTCGCTGCATGTGGCCCGCAGGGTGTCTGCCTCGCGTACCACGGTGAAGGTGACGTCCCCGACCCGTACCGTCGTCTGGTCACCGGGCCGGAGGCCGTAGGCCCGCAGCGTCACCCCGTCGGCGTGGTCGTAGTCCGGACGGTCGTCCACCGCGCCCACCGGGATCACCGCACCCGGCCTGACCAGCAGCGGCACGCTCAGGAAGGGGTGCCGCTCGCGCACCCAGCGCGGGCCGGTCACCGGCTCGCCGGTGAGGAAGTGGGTCCAGGCGCCTTCGGGGACGTAGTACGTGACGTCGCCCTCGTCGCTGAACACCGGTGCCACGAGGAGGTCCGGGCCGAGCATGTACTGCCGTTCCAGGTGAGCGCAGCCCGGGTCGTCCGGGAACTCCAGCACCATCGCCCGCATCATCGGTACGCCCTCGGTGTGGGCGGCCCGGGCCGTCTCGTACAGGTAGGGCATGAGGCGCAGCTTCAGCCGGATGAAGTGGTGCGCGACCTCCACCGACTCCTCGTCGAACAGCCAGGGGACGCGGTAGGAGCTGCTGCCGTGCAGGCGGCTGTGCGAGGAGAGCAGGCCGAAGGCCAGCCAGCGTTTGAACACGGCCGGTGTCGGCGTGCCCTCGAAACCGCCGATGTCATGGCTCCAGAAGCCGAAGCCGGACAGGCCCAGGGACAGGCCGCCGCGCAGCGACTCCGCCATCGACTCGTACGTCGCCTCGCAGTCGCCGCCCCAGTGCACCGGGAACTGCTGGCTCCCCGCCGTCGCCGAGCGGGCGAAGAGGACGGCCTCCGCCTCGCCGCGGTGCTTGCGCAGCACCTCGAAGACCGTGCGGTTGTACAGGTACGTGTAGTAGTTGTGCATCCGCTCCGGGTCGGAGCCGTCCGACCAGGTCACATCCAGCGGCACCCGTTCGCCGAAGTCGGTCTTGAAGCAGTCGACGCCCTGGGCGAGCAGCGCCTCCAGCTTGGCGGCGTACCAGTCGCGGGCGGCCGGTGACGTGAAGTCGACCAGGGCCATGCCGGGCTGCCACAGGTCCCACTGCCAGACGCTGCCGTCCGGGCGCTTCAGCAGATGCCCGAGTGCCTTGCCCTCGGCGAACAGCGGGGAGCGCTGGGCGATGTACGGATTGATCCAGACGGAGACGCGCAGGTCACGGGCCTTGAGCCGGGCCAGCATGCCCTCCGGGTCGGGGAAGACCCGTGCATCCCACTGGAAGTCGCACCAGTGGTGCTCGCGCATCCAGAAGCAGTCGAAGTGGAAGACGGACAGGGGGAGTTCGCGTTCCCGCATGCCCTCGATGAAGGACGTCACCGTCTCCTCGTCGTAGGACGTCGTGAAGGACGTCGACAGCCACAGGCCGAACGACCAGGCGGGCGGCAGCGCCGGGCGGCCGGTCAGGGCCGTGTACTTGCGCAGGATGTCCTTCGGGGTCGGGCCGTGGACGACGTAGTACGTCAGCTCCTGCGTCTCGGCGCTGAACTGCACCCGCGACACGACCTCCGAGGCGACCTCGAAGGACACCTTGCCCGGGTGGTCGACGAAGACGCCGTAGCCCGCGTCCGTGAGGTAGAAGGGCACGTTCTTGTAGGCCTGTTCGCTGCAGGTGCCGCCGTCCGCCTGCCAGACGTCGACGACCTGGCCGTTCTTGACCAGCGGGCCGAAGCGCTCGCCCAGGCCGTAGACGGACGTGCCGACCTGGAGGACCAGCTGTTCGCGCAGGTGGTGCGCGCCGGTCGCGTCCCGCATGATGCCCATGCTCTTGTGGCCGCTGCTGGTCAGGGTGCGGCCGTGCGAGAGGAACTCGACGTGCCAGGGGCCGCCGCGGGCCACCCGCACCGACAGGTCGCCCGAGGTCAGGGTCGCGTACTCGTCGTCGTACGAGACCTGCGGGGTGGCTCCCGACCCGGTCAGCTCGAACTCGGGCCCCCGCCGCTCCCCTCCCGTGAAGTGCGTCAGCGTCAGGCCGATCACGTCGGGCATGGGCGTGTGCGCGCGGAGCGCCAGGACGGGGCCCTTCAACAGGTCCCCGCGGGTGCGGACGGGCCGGGTCGGCGCGTGGATCTCCAGCGTGCCGTCCGACTCGGTGACGTCGAGCACCTCGGCCGGGTACGCCGCGGTGACGCCCTCCCGGAGCAGCCAGTAGCCGTCGGTGAACTTCATGGTGGGGGGTCCTTCTTCCCGTGCCCGCAGGGGGTGGCACGTGACGTCGAAGCGCTTCGACGAATGAACGTATGTGGGGGTGCGTGAGGGCGTCAATGGGGCGTGCATGGTTCGGTGAAGCGATTCGACGCCCCGTACCGGGACAACGCCAGGGCCACGGCCGCCGCCGTCACCGGGATGGCGTATCCCGCCGTCGCCGACATGTGCTCCACGGTCCAGCCGCCGAGCGCGCTGCCGCAGGCGATGCCGCCGAGCAGCCCGGTCACCGCCAGGGTCATGCCCTCGTTCAGCCGGCCCTCGGGGGTGCGCTGCTGCACCAGCGTCATGGTGGTGACCATCGTCGGAGCCGTCGCCATCCCGGCGATCAGCAGCGCACCGGCCAGGAGCGGCAGCGAGCCGATGAGGGCGGCCGCGAGCAGCGGCAGGGTCAGCAGCGCCGTCATCGCG from Streptomyces chartreusis NRRL 3882 harbors:
- a CDS encoding S41 family peptidase, yielding MSGRDPFCQPRRIRRGAALTLMFASVLVAGAATGSLPQAERKSAPDEARSAVPAGHHADVTRAAEEAMAVGKSPMEAAKRAVSRSGDRWGAVYSRGEYEEFEESLDGQYTGVGLWARSERDGRIEVTKVRAGSPAATAGIRPGDLLRSVDGEKTDGRPVTEIVSLLRGDATDAPAGTTVRLGLERGTRAWTETLRRAQLSTDSVDVRKAAGPVTVIRVDTFTKGSGDQVREAVRQAPPRAGIVLDLRGNSGGLVTEAVTAASAFLDGGLVATYDVDGRQRALHAEPGGDTTRPLVALVDGGTMSAAELLTGAVQDRGRALVVGSRTFGKGSVQMPSRLPDGSVAELTVGHYRTPSGRAVDGRGITPDLEADEGALQRAETVLRGLAGPS
- the smpB gene encoding SsrA-binding protein SmpB, with product MAKEKGRKLIAQNKKARHDYLIIDTYEAGLVLTGTEVKSLRQGRASLVDGFVQMDGHEAWLYNVHVPEYSQGTWTNHSARRKRKLLLHREEIDKLESKSQETGHTIVPLALYFKDGRAKVEIALAKGKKEYDKRQTLREKQDRREAERVISAVRRKQRA
- a CDS encoding LacI family DNA-binding transcriptional regulator yields the protein MVRITDVARRAGVSPSTVSYALSGKRPISDETRRRVEAAVRELGYRPQPGAPAHGTPKVLGVAAPLRAGVHVPAMMRLTQSVVTAARGYDHDVLLLTHEEGLTRVRESALVDALLVMDIGLHDPRLPLLRSLNRPSVLLGLPADPHGLTCVDLDYRAAGEACVHHLARLGHRTVALVSSPPEVHLRGTASAHRLVEGFTAAADRHGLASSVHPAGSAPATAHHLADRLLRDHPALTALVVHNAPLLEPLITAFQQLGLRIPEDLSITAVCPDDPATTTSVTLPATELGTRAVELLMEKLHGTPVPETTLLAPRLTERASTRHA
- the yicI gene encoding alpha-xylosidase is translated as MKFTDGYWLLREGVTAAYPAEVLDVTESDGTLEIHAPTRPVRTRGDLLKGPVLALRAHTPMPDVIGLTLTHFTGGERRGPEFELTGSGATPQVSYDDEYATLTSGDLSVRVARGGPWHVEFLSHGRTLTSSGHKSMGIMRDATGAHHLREQLVLQVGTSVYGLGERFGPLVKNGQVVDVWQADGGTCSEQAYKNVPFYLTDAGYGVFVDHPGKVSFEVASEVVSRVQFSAETQELTYYVVHGPTPKDILRKYTALTGRPALPPAWSFGLWLSTSFTTSYDEETVTSFIEGMRERELPLSVFHFDCFWMREHHWCDFQWDARVFPDPEGMLARLKARDLRVSVWINPYIAQRSPLFAEGKALGHLLKRPDGSVWQWDLWQPGMALVDFTSPAARDWYAAKLEALLAQGVDCFKTDFGERVPLDVTWSDGSDPERMHNYYTYLYNRTVFEVLRKHRGEAEAVLFARSATAGSQQFPVHWGGDCEATYESMAESLRGGLSLGLSGFGFWSHDIGGFEGTPTPAVFKRWLAFGLLSSHSRLHGSSSYRVPWLFDEESVEVAHHFIRLKLRLMPYLYETARAAHTEGVPMMRAMVLEFPDDPGCAHLERQYMLGPDLLVAPVFSDEGDVTYYVPEGAWTHFLTGEPVTGPRWVRERHPFLSVPLLVRPGAVIPVGAVDDRPDYDHADGVTLRAYGLRPGDQTTVRVGDVTFTVVREADTLRATCSDPAAPWALAAAGHEARARAGTGSLTLGLEPS
- the ftsX gene encoding permease-like cell division protein FtsX; the encoded protein is MRAQFVLSEIGVGLRRNLTMTFAVVVSVALSLALFGGSLLMSDQVNTMKGYWYDKVNVSIFLCNKSDAESDPNCAKGAVTDDQKKQIKADLDKMDVVQTVTYESQDQAYKHYKEQFGDSPLASSLTPDQMQESYRIKLKDPQKYQVIATAFNGRDGVQSVQDQKGILDNLFKLLNGMNWAARAVMALMLVVALMLIVNTVRVSAFSRRRETGIMRLVGASGFYIQAPFIMEAAVAGLIGGTLACAFLLIARYFLIDHGLALADQLTLINFIGWDAVLTKLPLILATSLLMPALAAFFALRKYLKV
- the ftsE gene encoding cell division ATP-binding protein FtsE → MIRFDNVSKVYPKQTRPALRDVSLEVEKGEFVFLVGSSGSGKSTFLRLILREERCSHGQVHVLGKDLARLSNWKVPQMRRQLGTVFQDFRLLPNKTVGENVAFAQEVIGKSRGEIRKSVPQVLDLVGLGGKEDRMPGELSGGEQQRVAIARAFVNRPKLLIADEPTGNLDPQTSVGIMKLLDRINRTGTTVVMATHDQNIVDQMRKRVIELEKGRLVRDQARGVYGYQH